Part of the Pseudomonadota bacterium genome, CACCATGATTTAATCTAATGTTTCAACCAGTCAACCCTCTCCGGTTTTGAGTAAATTTAAAAACCGGAATCTTTTCTCCGGGAGGCAGCAAATGGCAGATATAGCCTATATCAATAATGAGTTCATCCCCATGGAGCAGGCCTGCATCCCCATCAATGACCGTGGATATACGTTTGCTGATGGGGTATATGAGGTTGTCTGCACCAGAAGCGGCCGCCCATTCCTCATGCCTGAGCACTTCAGGCGCCTGGAGCGAAGTGCGGCGGGAATCAATATCCCTCTGCCGCTATCATACAGCGATTGGCCGGCAATCATTGCTGAAGGCATCAAACGGTCAGGTTACCAGGAAACCATGATTTACATTCAGCTCACCCGGGGCATCATGCCCCGACATCACAGCTATCCGGAACCTTTAGAGCCTCAGCTGGTCATGACTTTCCGTCCCCGACCGCAATACGATGAAAGCTTTTTCAGCCAGGGGCAACAGGCCATTACCGTCGAGGAAATGCGCTGGAATCGCTGTTATCTGAAAACCATCGCCCTGTTACCTAATATTTTAATGAAACAGCAGGCCCACCGGCAGGGCTGTCAGGAAGCCTTCTTCATCTCTGAAAAACAGGAGATCAATGAAGCCTGTGCTGCTAATATTTTTCTGGTTAAGGATAAAATAATTTACACTCCCGAATTGAATAACTATATCCTTCCAGGTATTTCCCGCCAGTATATCATTGATCGGGCCCGGGAAGACGGGTTGACGGTCAGCTGCAAAATCTGTTTCCTGGATGAATTATTCGCCGCCGATGAAGTTTTTATCACCAGTACCACCGTGGATGCCATGCCGATTATCAAGGTTGACAATCGGCAGATCGGCAAGGGTATCCCGGGCCCGATAACCAAAAAAGTAAGGGGGATATTTCCAGCATGAGTATTTCTGAATCTTTCAAGGCTTCTCAGTTTAAAGAATCCGTCATCCGGGGAATGACCAGGTTATGCCAGCAATATAACGGGGTCAACCTCAGCCAGGGATTTCCTGATTTTCCCGCCCCTGTGATGATCAAAGAAGCGGCAAAAAAAGCCATAGACGATGATTTCAACCAGTATGCCATCACCTGGGGCACCAGCAATCTACGGCAGGCTATCAGCCGCAAACTGAAACACTTCTATAACTGGGAAGTCGATCCGGAAAAAGAGATCACCGTCACTTGCGGTTCCACCGAAGGAATGATCGCCAGCCTCCTGGCTACCCTTAATCCTGATGATGAAGTCATCATCTTTGCCCCATTTTATGAAAATTATGGTCCAGATGCCATTCTGGCTGATGCCATTCCCCGTTATGTCACCCTCCAGGCTCCTGACTGGCATCTGGATGAGGCTGAATTAACCGCAGCCTTCAACAACCAAACCAGGGCCATTATTATCAATACGCCGCACAATCCCACCGGAAAAGTGTTTTCCCTGAAAGAATTGGAATTAATCGCCCGGCTTTGTCAAAAATGGGATGTACTGGCGATCACCGATGAAATTTACGAACATATTCTTTATGATGAAAATATCCATTACCCCCTGGCCCGAATTGACGGCATGAAGGAACGAACTATCACCATCAATGGTATCTCGAAAACCTTCAGCGTCACTGGCTGGCGCATTGGTTACTGCATCGCCGCGGAAACCATCACCAGCGGCATTCGCAAAGTCCATGATTTCCTCACCGTGGGGGCCCCGGCTCCTTTACAGGAAGGGGCGGCGGTGATGATGGATTGTGCCGATGACTACTACCGGGAGCTGGCGGCAGAATATACTGAAAAACGTGGTTTTTTACTGCAAACACTGGAACAGTGCGGCTTTCACTGCAGCAATCCCGCCGGGGCCTACTACATCATGGCGGATTTCAGTCAGCTGAGCCGTGATGACGATATCAGTTTTGCCCACCAGCTGGTTAAAAACGTGGGCGTGGCAACCGTTCCGGGCAGCAGCTTTTATCCCCGCAATGCTTCACCTAAACAGCTGGTCCGCTTCTGCTTCTGTAAAACCGAGGAAACCTTGCAACAGGCAGCGGCACTGTTGCTGAAAAAATAACCCCAAGACAAGAAATTTACCGGGATGTTCGGGCATGACTCATAGCGGTATTGGCCGCCGAACGAATCACCATGACGGTGATTCGCGGCGGGCACCTCGGAGCTGCACACGATGTGCAGCGAGAATGAGCGAGAGCCATGGCGGAACATCCTTAAAACAAGTTTTTTCAAGCTGTTTTTTCATAACTCAGAAAGTTGACATTTTATTTATAACGGCTCTTACTTCTCCCGGTTGCTAAGATAGCCCAACATGCCGTCCATGGTATTTTTAAGAAAATACCGTTCCCGGGCAAAAACAGCCGGCGGCAACTGGTTGATCCGCCGGTATACCGGGTCATGATCCACCAGCCAGTCAAACAACCGGTCCTCCATTCCCTCACCCACCCCCTGGGCGGCAATAGTTTTCACCCCTTCCACCCAGAGCAACAGCTGATTGCGGCCAATTTCAAGGTATTCCATGGCCGGTTCCACCAGACCATAATGGGCAAAAACCAGGTAACGAGGGGTTAAGGACATAACCCTGTCAATGGATTCCAGAGCCACTTCCAGAATGAATCGTGGCGGGGTTGCCGGCCGCATGTATATCCCGTCATCAACCTCACTGCGCACCCCGACCACTTCGCCGCCGAACAACAGGTCTTCATAGCAGAAACACAGGTGATGTTGAGCATGTCCGGGGGTCAGAATCGCCCGCAGATTAAGGTTGCCGATGTTTTCAGAAAAACTGATGCTGGCGGCCGGAACCGGAAGAATTTCCCCATAGGCTTCAGCCATCTTCCCCAGAACTTTCAATGATCCCTGCCAAAGCTTATCCGGGGTCACCAGATGTTTAATCCCATCCGGATGGCAAATAACCCGGGCTGTGGGAAAAAACTCCAGCAGTTTTCCCGTCCCCCCGGCATGATCAATATGAATATGGGTCAATAAAATATAATCAAGCCTGGTAATCCCCAAACGTTCCAGCTCTTTCAACAGCAGCGGGATGGATGAAAGGGGACCTGGATCAACCAGCAGAGTACACTCATCCCCCTGATATATCCAGGCACTGATAAATTTGGTAAATCCTTCCAGCTGGGGCTGGTCCAGATCAATACAATGAAGTTTGGTTATATCCATTTCCTTACCTTAGCAGTCCCCATTTCACCCGCACGGCTCCATAAGGACACAATTCATGACAACAATAACAACGGATGCAGGCTTTATAATCAATCCGTACCGAACGGTCAATAAATTTCATTGCCCGGGCCGGACAATGTTTGACGCAGACCAGGCACCGGTGGCAGCGCGATGATGAAATCACCGGTTTTTTGACCAATAATCTGCGAATCAATCGATGGAAGGGAAAAGCGGCATCTTCACTCCCCCGGGCCGGTTTGATGGCGGGAATGTCTTCAGCCGTGCAATCTCCAAGCACTTTCAGCTTCCCTGGATTAAGCAGCCCTTCATCAATAGCCTCCTGACTGACAGGGGTAATCTCAGGATAATTAATGAGCCTCGCGGCAGCATAATCCAAGCTAATGCCATCCGGGGATGCACCCAAGATGCCAAAAGAAACCGGTTGACCATGGGTTGGACCTTCACCCTCCATTCCGACAACACCATCAAGAATATGCAGATCCGGCTTTACCGTCTGGTAGATATCCAGCAGAATTCGGGCAAAAAGCTGCCGGTTATGACCGGCGCGCAGATGCCAGCGGGCCTTATCATAACCTGAAATGCAACCAAACAGATTCTTTACCGCCAGGGTCAGACCCATCATGCCATGAGTTTTCAGCTTCGGCACGTTAATGATCCGCTCAAACTCCAGAACCCGACCGCCCAGCTGAAACCTTTTCAGAATCCGATTTTCAGGCCGACTGACTTCCACCTGCGTCTTGAAAGAAACTACCTTTATTCCCAGTTCATCGACAACCGCTTGTATCCCGCTTTCAGCCAGGCAGCGTTCCAGTGGAGCATAGCCCGGACTGTCACCGATATACGGCCGGCCGCCACAATCTCGAATGATAACGGCCAGAGCCCTGATTATTGCCGGGTGGGTACAAACGGCGTCAACCGCCGGGCGGGGAGCAATGAGATTTGGCTTTATCAGCACCCGGTCACCGGAACGAATCAGTTTTTCAGCTCCCAGGGAGGAAATCATATCCTGCAGGCAATTTTTTAATTTCCCGGGCTCATAATCCTGACAACGACCGAAAACAACAGACATCATCCACCAAAAAAAAAGGGGGCGCCCATAATATATTCGACTCAACTTTCTGACTTACATTTCCATGAATATATCATGGGATGTTCGGGCTTGGCTCATAGCGGCATTGGCCGCTTGGGTGGGGACAGTTTTAAAAACTGTCCCCCATTGTGATTCGCGGCGGACGCCTCGGAAGCCGGCCATGGACGGCCGGCGAGAATGAGCGAGAGCCATGCCGGAACATCCCTGGAAATGTCTTTTCAGCCGTTTTTAGAACAACTCAGAAAGTTAATATTCGGCGTTCCCCTCTTCTTTCTTCTTATCTGTACATCAAATTTTTAATTTCTGGCATAATTCCGCCACCCGCCTTCCCAGCTCAAAACCATCACCGGCAGCAGTATTATCCGGAGCCCCCACCGAAGCCACCCCGTAGTGGCCTGAAGCACTCATGGGATCGCCGACAATAATCATCCCATATATAAACATACACTGGAGAATTGACATAATGGTGGTTTCCTTGCCGCCGGTAACGTGACCGCCGGTGGCAAATGCCGCCCCCACTTTATTTTCCATTTTTTTCCTGATCCCGACAAATTCATCGAATACCCGTTTCAGTTCAGCCGCCATGACCCCGAAATAAACCGGGGAACCGGCAATAACCCCGGCCGATTGCAAAAAATCATCTTTAATGACTTCAGCTGTCGAACG contains:
- a CDS encoding aminotransferase class IV, with protein sequence MADIAYINNEFIPMEQACIPINDRGYTFADGVYEVVCTRSGRPFLMPEHFRRLERSAAGINIPLPLSYSDWPAIIAEGIKRSGYQETMIYIQLTRGIMPRHHSYPEPLEPQLVMTFRPRPQYDESFFSQGQQAITVEEMRWNRCYLKTIALLPNILMKQQAHRQGCQEAFFISEKQEINEACAANIFLVKDKIIYTPELNNYILPGISRQYIIDRAREDGLTVSCKICFLDELFAADEVFITSTTVDAMPIIKVDNRQIGKGIPGPITKKVRGIFPA
- a CDS encoding aminotransferase class I/II-fold pyridoxal phosphate-dependent enzyme produces the protein MSISESFKASQFKESVIRGMTRLCQQYNGVNLSQGFPDFPAPVMIKEAAKKAIDDDFNQYAITWGTSNLRQAISRKLKHFYNWEVDPEKEITVTCGSTEGMIASLLATLNPDDEVIIFAPFYENYGPDAILADAIPRYVTLQAPDWHLDEAELTAAFNNQTRAIIINTPHNPTGKVFSLKELELIARLCQKWDVLAITDEIYEHILYDENIHYPLARIDGMKERTITINGISKTFSVTGWRIGYCIAAETITSGIRKVHDFLTVGAPAPLQEGAAVMMDCADDYYRELAAEYTEKRGFLLQTLEQCGFHCSNPAGAYYIMADFSQLSRDDDISFAHQLVKNVGVATVPGSSFYPRNASPKQLVRFCFCKTEETLQQAAALLLKK
- a CDS encoding MBL fold metallo-hydrolase, with translation MDITKLHCIDLDQPQLEGFTKFISAWIYQGDECTLLVDPGPLSSIPLLLKELERLGITRLDYILLTHIHIDHAGGTGKLLEFFPTARVICHPDGIKHLVTPDKLWQGSLKVLGKMAEAYGEILPVPAASISFSENIGNLNLRAILTPGHAQHHLCFCYEDLLFGGEVVGVRSEVDDGIYMRPATPPRFILEVALESIDRVMSLTPRYLVFAHYGLVEPAMEYLEIGRNQLLLWVEGVKTIAAQGVGEGMEDRLFDWLVDHDPVYRRINQLPPAVFARERYFLKNTMDGMLGYLSNREK
- a CDS encoding DUF362 domain-containing protein translates to MMSVVFGRCQDYEPGKLKNCLQDMISSLGAEKLIRSGDRVLIKPNLIAPRPAVDAVCTHPAIIRALAVIIRDCGGRPYIGDSPGYAPLERCLAESGIQAVVDELGIKVVSFKTQVEVSRPENRILKRFQLGGRVLEFERIINVPKLKTHGMMGLTLAVKNLFGCISGYDKARWHLRAGHNRQLFARILLDIYQTVKPDLHILDGVVGMEGEGPTHGQPVSFGILGASPDGISLDYAAARLINYPEITPVSQEAIDEGLLNPGKLKVLGDCTAEDIPAIKPARGSEDAAFPFHRLIRRLLVKKPVISSSRCHRCLVCVKHCPARAMKFIDRSVRIDYKACIRCYCCHELCPYGAVRVKWGLLR
- a CDS encoding flavodoxin family protein, whose amino-acid sequence is MQVLVLYYSKGGNTRQLGEKIVEGIQSTGVDAVLRSTAEVIKDDFLQSAGVIAGSPVYFGVMAAELKRVFDEFVGIRKKMENKVGAAFATGGHVTGGKETTIMSILQCMFIYGMIIVGDPMSASGHYGVASVGAPDNTAAGDGFELGRRVAELCQKLKI